In Anseongella ginsenosidimutans, one genomic interval encodes:
- a CDS encoding SDR family NAD(P)-dependent oxidoreductase, whose protein sequence is MNAEPSFTLITGASMGIGKALAEECARRQMNLLLVALPDPELDRLASGLRKKYGVRIHVFGLDMLAADAPRRIYEWCVENNFAVDKLVNNIGIGGRSDFETSTLPELDSMLILNIKTATFLSKLFVERLKRHPRSYILNVGSAAGFFHVPHKAVYSATKAYLYSLTRALRSELKPLGVHVTLLAPGGANNKHDPVVHRKVNGWLHRNLHHSPEYIARTALDGMLKGRNLIVPGFLPKVYIRLSKAFPASVVDAVVRVIFRNR, encoded by the coding sequence ATGAACGCAGAACCCTCCTTTACGCTGATCACCGGCGCAAGCATGGGGATCGGGAAAGCGCTCGCGGAAGAATGCGCCCGCAGGCAGATGAACCTACTTCTGGTTGCCCTGCCCGATCCGGAGCTTGACCGCCTGGCCTCCGGCCTGCGAAAAAAATACGGGGTGCGTATCCATGTTTTCGGCCTGGATATGCTGGCCGCGGATGCTCCCCGGAGAATTTACGAATGGTGTGTGGAGAATAATTTCGCGGTAGATAAGCTGGTCAATAATATCGGGATCGGCGGAAGAAGTGATTTTGAAACCAGCACGCTGCCGGAACTTGACAGCATGCTGATACTGAATATCAAGACGGCTACTTTTCTTTCAAAACTTTTCGTTGAGCGGCTTAAAAGGCACCCGAGGTCCTACATACTCAATGTGGGAAGCGCGGCCGGATTTTTTCATGTTCCTCACAAAGCGGTTTATTCAGCAACCAAAGCCTACCTCTATTCTCTCACCAGGGCGCTTCGGTCTGAACTGAAGCCGCTGGGGGTCCACGTGACGCTCCTGGCTCCGGGAGGAGCGAATAATAAACATGACCCGGTGGTACACAGGAAAGTAAACGGCTGGCTGCACCGGAATCTTCATCACAGCCCGGAATACATTGCCCGTACGGCCCTGGACGGAATGCTAAAAGGCCGGAACCTGATCGTACCCGGTTTCCTTCCTAAGGTTTACATCCGCCTGAGCAAGGCCTTTCCCGCATCTGTAGTGGACGCTGTAGTAAGGGTGATTTTTCGCAACCGGTAA
- the lpxB gene encoding lipid-A-disaccharide synthase, with protein sequence MKYYVIAGEASGDLHASNLMRELRRRDPSASFRCWGGDLMQQENGIIVKHYREMAYMGFVEVLTHLPAIFRNIRQCKQDLLQHRPDVLILVDFPGFNLRIAEFAKQQNIPVFYYISPKIWAWNQKRVLKIKRVVDKMFCILPFEVDFYRRWGMEVDYVGNPLADAIAAREATDAALHGDQPLIALLPGSRKQEITRILPEMLRATDHFKDFRVVIAGAPAFSEDFYRPFTGSRQIQVVFGQTYDLLRASRAALVTSGTATLETALLNVPQAVLYKANALSVAIARRVIKVPYISLVNLIAGKEIVKELIQETCNEEQIAAELGKLLHDEPYRNRMLADYEVLRGIVGGPGASTRAAEKMLEYLSE encoded by the coding sequence ATGAAGTATTATGTCATTGCGGGAGAGGCATCCGGCGATCTGCATGCTTCCAACCTGATGCGGGAACTTCGACGGCGCGACCCGTCCGCCAGTTTCCGCTGCTGGGGAGGAGATCTTATGCAGCAAGAAAACGGTATCATCGTGAAGCATTACCGCGAAATGGCCTACATGGGTTTCGTGGAAGTACTCACGCACCTGCCCGCTATTTTCAGGAATATCCGCCAATGCAAGCAGGACCTCCTGCAACACCGCCCCGATGTATTGATCCTGGTCGATTTCCCCGGCTTCAATCTCAGGATCGCCGAATTTGCCAAGCAACAAAACATCCCGGTATTCTACTATATCTCTCCCAAGATCTGGGCATGGAACCAGAAAAGAGTGTTGAAAATCAAGCGGGTAGTGGATAAAATGTTCTGCATTCTTCCTTTCGAAGTAGATTTCTACCGCCGCTGGGGAATGGAAGTGGATTATGTGGGTAATCCGCTCGCGGATGCCATAGCCGCCCGGGAGGCTACCGACGCGGCACTGCACGGTGATCAGCCTCTGATTGCGTTATTGCCGGGGAGCCGGAAACAGGAAATAACGCGAATCCTTCCCGAAATGCTCCGCGCCACCGACCATTTCAAGGATTTCAGAGTAGTGATAGCGGGCGCTCCCGCCTTTTCAGAAGACTTTTACCGCCCGTTTACCGGCAGCCGGCAAATCCAGGTAGTATTCGGACAAACATACGACCTGCTGCGTGCCTCCCGCGCAGCCCTGGTCACTTCCGGAACGGCCACACTAGAGACCGCCCTCCTGAACGTGCCCCAGGCGGTACTTTACAAGGCCAATGCACTCTCGGTTGCCATTGCCCGCAGGGTGATCAAAGTGCCGTACATTTCCCTGGTCAACCTGATTGCCGGAAAAGAAATCGTAAAAGAATTGATCCAGGAAACCTGCAATGAAGAACAAATAGCCGCCGAACTGGGCAAGCTGCTGCATGATGAACCCTACCGAAACCGCATGCTGGCAGACTATGAAGTGCTGAGGGGCATCGTGGGCGGTCCGGGCGCTTCCACCCGTGCAGCGGAAAAAATGCTGGAATATCTTTCCGAATAA
- the surE gene encoding 5'/3'-nucleotidase SurE — protein sequence MKNEKPVILVTNDDGITAPGIRSLMHVMKELGHVVVVAPDSPQSGMGHAVTIAKPLRLDKVEVYKGFEMYQSSGTPVDCVKLAVNKVLHRKPDLCVSGINHGANSSINVIYSGTMSAAVEGAIEGIPSIGFSLCDYSQNADFSPCEPYVRSIVKAVLKNGLPKGSLLNVNFPKAPDFKGLKVCRQAVAKYEEEFDERIDPHGRKYYWMTGKFALYDKGEDTDEWALDNGYVSVVPVQFDMTAYNSIPFLNNIDFNVQTK from the coding sequence ATGAAAAACGAGAAACCAGTCATTCTTGTCACCAACGACGATGGCATAACCGCCCCGGGTATCCGGAGCCTGATGCATGTTATGAAAGAGCTGGGCCACGTGGTGGTAGTGGCGCCCGACAGCCCCCAGTCAGGCATGGGACATGCCGTTACCATTGCCAAACCCCTGCGGCTCGACAAAGTAGAAGTTTACAAGGGCTTTGAAATGTACCAGAGTTCCGGCACCCCCGTAGACTGCGTGAAGCTCGCAGTGAACAAAGTCCTGCACCGGAAGCCGGACCTGTGCGTATCCGGCATCAACCACGGAGCCAATTCTTCCATTAACGTGATCTATTCGGGAACCATGTCAGCCGCTGTGGAAGGGGCCATTGAAGGGATTCCTTCCATAGGTTTTTCGCTTTGCGATTACAGCCAGAACGCCGACTTTTCGCCCTGCGAACCCTATGTGAGAAGCATAGTGAAAGCCGTACTAAAGAACGGCCTCCCGAAAGGGTCCCTGCTGAATGTGAATTTCCCGAAAGCACCCGATTTTAAAGGACTGAAGGTATGCCGGCAGGCCGTAGCAAAGTACGAGGAAGAGTTTGACGAGCGGATTGATCCGCACGGCCGGAAATACTACTGGATGACCGGTAAATTCGCCTTGTACGATAAAGGGGAAGATACGGATGAATGGGCTCTGGATAACGGCTATGTGTCGGTTGTACCTGTGCAGTTTGATATGACAGCCTACAACAGCATTCCCTTCCTGAACAATATCGATTTTAATGTTCAAACGAAATAA
- a CDS encoding chloride channel protein codes for MYKPSKYQLKFLRWRRKQRDSRVMPLILSALVGVIVGLAAILIKTIISYVEEYAIRFFPGFLYLIIPMVGLLLVVFLNRNIFYKTVNFRGARHVIEAIKNNGSVINFRLMYSKFITTGLSIGFGGSSGVEAAIITTGSAIGSNTGQFLGLGYKQRTLMIGCGIAGGISAIYNAPVGGFLFALETVLPEFTPTLLIPLLISAVFGKILFEVFMGDQLRFEAPIPDFTYDQLPFVLALGIAGMLAARFLDKTYRFCYRYLSMIKNDYLRAITGGLILGTVIFLFPPMYGEGYVSVNELLRANESEVFSNSVFSNFPHTHVSDLLFFLLLTIAKPLSTGLSVNSGGEGGYFAPSIITGGFLGYFFYKAIFLFAPGADLVVSPVTYIYLGMAATFACVMNAPVTAIFLIADITQSYELFVPLMLVCATSYFLKYSSENKGPKAGAKKSDRRLMHTERMVLNQVSAHELLEKDVVSVRPGDTLRKLAELSAATSRDVIPVTNGEGRFEGIVKLNDIRKKLYDTEHYDSVRVSELCQQPEEIISLHEPASSTLERFDRVNSWYLPVVHEEKFMGFISRMKVLARYRSELNKGNRFF; via the coding sequence ATGTACAAACCCAGCAAATACCAGCTAAAATTCCTTAGGTGGCGGAGAAAGCAACGCGACAGCCGGGTAATGCCGCTGATATTAAGCGCCCTCGTCGGCGTGATCGTGGGGTTGGCGGCTATCCTGATCAAAACCATCATTTCTTACGTGGAAGAATATGCCATCCGGTTTTTTCCGGGCTTCCTTTACCTGATCATCCCCATGGTGGGCTTGCTGCTGGTAGTTTTTCTCAACAGGAATATCTTTTATAAAACGGTCAACTTCCGCGGCGCAAGACATGTGATCGAAGCCATAAAAAACAACGGCTCGGTTATCAATTTCCGGTTGATGTATTCCAAATTCATCACCACCGGCCTCTCTATTGGTTTTGGCGGAAGCTCCGGGGTAGAGGCCGCCATTATCACCACGGGCTCTGCGATCGGTTCCAATACGGGACAGTTCCTGGGGCTGGGCTACAAGCAGCGGACCCTGATGATCGGCTGCGGCATTGCCGGCGGCATTTCGGCCATCTACAATGCACCGGTGGGCGGCTTTCTTTTCGCGCTCGAAACAGTATTGCCTGAATTCACCCCTACCCTGCTGATCCCCTTGCTGATCTCGGCGGTTTTCGGCAAGATCCTGTTCGAAGTATTCATGGGCGATCAGCTACGCTTCGAGGCGCCGATTCCCGACTTCACCTACGACCAGCTGCCGTTCGTGCTGGCCCTTGGCATTGCAGGCATGCTTGCTGCCCGCTTCCTGGACAAGACCTACCGTTTTTGTTATCGTTACCTGTCGATGATAAAAAATGACTACCTCCGGGCGATCACCGGCGGGCTGATACTGGGTACAGTGATATTTTTATTTCCCCCGATGTACGGGGAAGGTTACGTGAGTGTCAATGAGTTGCTCAGGGCGAACGAAAGTGAAGTCTTCTCTAATTCGGTGTTCAGCAACTTCCCGCATACCCATGTCTCGGACCTGCTGTTCTTTCTGCTGCTGACCATTGCCAAACCGCTCAGCACCGGCCTCAGCGTGAACTCAGGGGGCGAAGGGGGTTATTTTGCCCCTTCCATTATTACCGGGGGATTCCTGGGATATTTCTTTTATAAGGCCATTTTCCTTTTCGCACCAGGGGCCGATCTGGTAGTAAGCCCGGTCACCTATATTTACCTGGGAATGGCAGCGACCTTCGCCTGCGTGATGAACGCCCCGGTAACGGCGATTTTCCTGATCGCGGACATTACCCAAAGCTATGAGCTGTTCGTGCCCTTAATGCTGGTTTGCGCCACTTCCTATTTCCTGAAATATTCTTCCGAAAACAAGGGCCCGAAAGCAGGCGCAAAGAAAAGTGACCGCCGCCTTATGCATACTGAAAGAATGGTTCTGAACCAGGTATCCGCCCATGAACTGCTGGAAAAAGATGTGGTAAGCGTGCGTCCCGGCGACACCCTCAGGAAACTGGCGGAGCTTTCTGCAGCTACCAGCCGGGATGTGATCCCCGTTACCAATGGAGAAGGGCGGTTTGAAGGCATTGTAAAGCTGAACGATATCCGCAAAAAATTATACGATACGGAACACTACGATTCCGTAAGGGTAAGCGAACTCTGCCAGCAGCCCGAAGAGATCATCTCGCTTCATGAGCCGGCGTCCTCCACGCTGGAAAGGTTCGACCGGGTCAATTCCTGGTACCTTCCCGTAGTCCACGAGGAAAAATTCATGGGCTTCATCTCCAGGATGAAGGTCCTGGCCCGCTACCGCAGCGAACTCAACAAAGGAAACAGGTTCTTTTAA
- a CDS encoding SDR family oxidoreductase — protein MKIFITGATGFIGKHLALKLAAEGHRVHALARPSAATEDLVRAGVQLFKGDLLAPGSIAEAMQDCREVFHLAGFARAWHKDRSTFHRVNVTGTKNVLDAAMQLGVLKVVAASTAGVFPPALNGRPVTETAARRPDLYTEYERTKNEGEELAAKYAARGLPVVIINPTKVFGPGPVDESNSATLMIRNYLRGTWKIIPGNGKGVMDYVYVEDVAEGIRRAMEKGRPGERYILGGENVSYDRFFKTVAGYMESPRRLFKMPVALIMSIAGLDAAKARITGLKPLITPEWVRKIPYNWSKDSAKAKSELGYSARPFDEAVRLTIAWLQQTRQV, from the coding sequence GAAGGACACCGGGTACACGCGCTGGCCCGGCCCTCAGCCGCAACGGAGGATCTTGTCCGTGCGGGCGTACAGCTGTTCAAAGGTGATCTCCTGGCTCCCGGGAGTATTGCGGAAGCCATGCAGGATTGCCGGGAGGTGTTCCACCTGGCGGGTTTCGCCCGTGCCTGGCATAAAGATCGTTCAACTTTTCACCGGGTCAATGTAACGGGGACGAAAAATGTCCTGGACGCGGCCATGCAGCTGGGAGTACTGAAAGTAGTGGCGGCGTCTACTGCCGGGGTGTTTCCGCCTGCGCTTAACGGCAGGCCGGTAACTGAAACGGCCGCCCGGAGGCCGGATCTTTATACGGAATACGAACGGACAAAAAATGAAGGGGAAGAACTGGCGGCAAAATATGCGGCAAGGGGCTTACCGGTGGTGATCATTAACCCTACAAAGGTTTTCGGCCCCGGCCCTGTGGATGAAAGTAATTCTGCTACCCTGATGATCCGTAACTACCTGAGAGGAACCTGGAAAATAATTCCCGGCAATGGAAAAGGCGTGATGGATTATGTATATGTCGAAGACGTCGCGGAAGGTATCCGCCGGGCTATGGAAAAGGGCAGGCCGGGTGAGCGATATATCCTGGGAGGAGAAAATGTAAGCTATGACCGCTTTTTTAAAACGGTTGCCGGGTACATGGAATCCCCCCGGCGGCTTTTTAAAATGCCGGTGGCCCTGATCATGAGCATCGCCGGCCTGGACGCAGCTAAAGCAAGGATCACGGGCTTAAAGCCCCTGATCACTCCCGAATGGGTACGAAAGATCCCTTATAACTGGTCCAAAGATTCGGCGAAAGCCAAAAGCGAACTCGGCTATTCGGCCAGGCCCTTTGATGAAGCGGTAAGGCTTACCATTGCCTGGCTGCAGCAAACCAGGCAGGTATGA
- a CDS encoding SLC13 family permease: protein MEIAIVLILLAAAITLFSLEVLSVDIVTLLILFVLIVSGIISVQEAYTGFGSDFIVMLAAIFVIGAAIEENGILEVLGREAVRRLGKNVFVLTAGIMGISIVLSAFMNNTTLTALLIAPVMSISRYIKVNPSKLLMPLAFASLLGGTCTLIGTSTNVAGAAYMSSVGLVPISMFELLPLGLALCVAGIVYMLFVGRKIIPERGKVNLAELPERFYLSEARILSGSPMIGQSVYKSDLYRMEFKIHRIVRRGVKIKIDASVYLQEGDTLFVEGNAKKLLKLKDKEGIDIVGDTLVNKEETREKDQHIAEVLINKNSRLINQTLRTNEFKRRWGLVGLALHRPGKKDIVELKNIPLQMGDILLVQGRSEDISYLAKANNLIVVGEMRHKINATRRGWFTFGLFILAIILGSAGILPVSAAFMMAAVMSVVIRAIDTQTAYRAIDWRLLVLIGGMTAFGIAMKNSGADVFLADMIASVFESSGPLWVMASFMVLTVVLTQPMSNAAAALVVLPIAIQTAQVMDVNPRSFAISIIVSASISMITPFEPSCILVYGPGNYKFFDFVRVGGLLTILLLVIIWLMVPVFWPL from the coding sequence ATGGAAATAGCTATTGTATTGATCCTGCTGGCAGCGGCTATCACTCTTTTTTCCCTGGAGGTATTATCCGTTGACATCGTTACCCTGCTGATTTTATTCGTCCTGATCGTTTCAGGCATCATTTCCGTACAAGAGGCGTATACGGGTTTCGGCAGCGATTTTATTGTGATGCTGGCAGCTATTTTCGTGATCGGGGCGGCCATCGAGGAGAACGGTATCCTGGAGGTACTCGGAAGGGAGGCTGTCCGGAGGCTGGGAAAGAATGTGTTCGTATTGACGGCCGGAATTATGGGAATCAGCATCGTGCTTTCAGCATTTATGAACAATACCACCCTTACGGCCCTGTTGATCGCGCCTGTCATGTCTATCAGCCGGTATATTAAGGTGAACCCTTCGAAGTTATTGATGCCGCTTGCTTTTGCTTCCCTGCTGGGAGGAACCTGTACCCTTATTGGTACTTCCACCAACGTGGCTGGGGCTGCATATATGTCCAGCGTGGGGCTTGTGCCTATTTCTATGTTCGAATTGCTTCCCCTGGGGCTGGCCCTGTGTGTGGCCGGTATCGTGTATATGCTATTCGTAGGGCGAAAGATCATCCCGGAAAGGGGCAAGGTAAACCTGGCTGAATTACCGGAACGATTTTACCTTAGCGAAGCCCGCATTTTAAGCGGCTCCCCCATGATCGGGCAGTCTGTGTATAAATCGGACCTGTACCGGATGGAATTCAAGATTCACCGGATTGTCAGAAGGGGTGTAAAGATAAAAATAGATGCCTCTGTCTATCTCCAGGAAGGGGATACTCTTTTCGTGGAAGGAAATGCCAAAAAACTGCTCAAGCTGAAGGACAAGGAAGGAATTGATATTGTAGGAGACACCCTGGTCAATAAGGAAGAGACCCGCGAAAAAGACCAGCATATCGCGGAAGTACTCATTAACAAGAATTCGCGCCTGATTAATCAAACGTTGCGTACCAATGAATTTAAAAGGCGCTGGGGGCTGGTTGGACTGGCCCTGCATCGCCCGGGGAAAAAGGATATAGTGGAGCTGAAGAATATCCCCCTGCAAATGGGCGACATTCTCCTGGTTCAGGGCAGAAGCGAAGATATTAGTTACCTGGCGAAGGCTAATAACCTGATTGTGGTGGGAGAAATGCGCCATAAGATCAACGCTACGCGCCGGGGCTGGTTTACCTTCGGCTTGTTTATACTCGCTATTATACTCGGATCGGCAGGGATATTGCCGGTGAGCGCCGCTTTTATGATGGCAGCTGTCATGTCGGTCGTTATCCGGGCCATCGATACGCAAACAGCTTACCGGGCCATCGACTGGCGGCTGCTGGTGCTGATTGGCGGGATGACTGCCTTTGGGATAGCCATGAAAAATTCAGGAGCGGATGTTTTCCTGGCGGATATGATCGCCTCGGTATTTGAATCTTCGGGCCCACTATGGGTAATGGCCAGTTTTATGGTGCTGACAGTCGTCCTTACCCAACCAATGTCCAATGCCGCCGCGGCGCTGGTGGTGCTTCCCATTGCTATTCAGACAGCCCAGGTAATGGACGTAAATCCGCGGAGTTTCGCGATTTCCATCATTGTTTCGGCTTCCATTTCCATGATCACACCTTTCGAGCCTTCCTGTATCCTGGTGTACGGGCCGGGCAATTACAAGTTTTTTGACTTTGTCCGGGTGGGGGGGCTGCTGACGATTTTGCTGCTTGTTATTATCTGGCTGATGGTCCCGGTTTTCTGGCCGCTTTAG